A section of the Bradyrhizobium oligotrophicum S58 genome encodes:
- a CDS encoding type II secretion system minor pseudopilin encodes MLGDLQRDDEEGGFVLVAVLWILVSLAGLAGALSVYLVSTAQGLSLEDRRLRSTALVSAGLELTAYKLSSSAKSLRAAAGSFSFRLDHAQVSVAFRSEAARIDLNHASKQMLANLFTVLGARSDDAGAYAARIVGWRTPPSETAPDVERDLYRTAGASYMPRTAPFANVEELRLVLNLPVALTDKAMPFVTVFSGRREIDALEAAPEVVAALPGMTPDLLKTFLEQRAGLRRETRSIASALGPARAGATLEVADAVRVWVTISFNGGRQAATEAVILLRDGDDPYQILSWRDDAVAPGTLTQSGKAQ; translated from the coding sequence ATGCTCGGAGATCTTCAGCGTGATGATGAGGAGGGCGGCTTTGTTCTCGTTGCCGTCTTGTGGATACTGGTCTCACTGGCAGGGCTGGCGGGCGCCCTGTCCGTTTACCTCGTCAGCACCGCCCAAGGCCTATCGCTGGAGGATCGCCGATTGCGATCGACCGCGCTGGTGTCGGCGGGCCTGGAGCTCACAGCCTATAAACTATCATCCTCCGCGAAATCGCTGCGCGCTGCCGCCGGATCCTTTTCATTCCGGCTCGATCACGCGCAGGTCTCGGTTGCGTTCCGGTCCGAAGCTGCCCGCATCGATCTCAATCATGCGTCGAAGCAGATGCTGGCCAATTTGTTCACGGTCCTCGGCGCACGCTCCGACGACGCCGGTGCATATGCCGCGCGGATCGTCGGCTGGCGGACACCACCGTCCGAGACCGCTCCGGACGTGGAGCGCGACCTCTACCGGACGGCGGGAGCGAGCTACATGCCGCGCACTGCGCCGTTCGCAAATGTCGAGGAGCTTCGGCTGGTGCTCAACCTGCCCGTGGCGCTGACCGACAAGGCGATGCCCTTCGTGACCGTGTTCAGTGGCAGGCGGGAAATCGACGCGCTGGAGGCCGCTCCCGAGGTCGTGGCCGCGCTCCCAGGGATGACGCCGGATCTGCTGAAGACCTTCCTCGAGCAGCGAGCGGGTCTGCGCCGCGAGACGAGATCGATCGCCTCGGCACTCGGGCCCGCACGCGCGGGAGCGACACTGGAGGTCGCCGACGCCGTACGCGTATGGGTCACGATCAGCTTCAATGGCGGGCGCCAGGCCGCAACCGAAGCCGTCATCCTGCTGCGCGACGGTGACGATCCCTACCAGATACTCTCCTGGCGCGATGATGCCGTTGCCCCCGGGACGCTCACGCAATCAGGAAAGGCGCAGTGA
- a CDS encoding PulJ/GspJ family protein, with amino-acid sequence MSTRPNDPQSGFTLIESLVAMVLMGLLVSALLAITSQWLPNWDRGLRRIQRSESLSVALDRISADIAAAEFIRPDGQSKSVLFDGSDTSITLVRSSLGPNRNRGLDLVHIAEAPDRDGVALARTRAAFAPGDGSARNFADPVVLLQAPYRVVFSYAGADRIWQPSWRNAEKLPTAVQVTIRDATGGNAMSISRIATIHISAPAESVCSSANSTCDRQSLLTNATTGRASARSEQ; translated from the coding sequence ATGTCGACGCGCCCCAACGATCCTCAATCGGGCTTCACCCTGATCGAATCGCTCGTGGCGATGGTCCTGATGGGGCTGCTCGTGTCGGCGCTGCTGGCAATCACGTCGCAATGGCTACCGAACTGGGATCGCGGCCTCCGTCGTATCCAGCGCAGCGAGTCCTTGAGCGTCGCGCTCGATCGCATCAGCGCCGACATTGCCGCAGCCGAATTCATCCGGCCGGATGGCCAGTCCAAGTCCGTGCTGTTCGACGGATCGGACACATCGATCACACTTGTGCGGAGCTCGCTGGGACCGAACCGGAACCGCGGCCTCGACCTGGTGCACATCGCCGAAGCCCCCGACCGCGATGGCGTGGCGTTGGCCCGAACCCGCGCGGCATTCGCGCCCGGCGACGGATCGGCCCGGAATTTTGCCGATCCGGTCGTGTTGCTGCAGGCGCCATACCGCGTCGTGTTTTCCTATGCAGGTGCCGACCGGATCTGGCAGCCGTCGTGGCGAAATGCCGAGAAGCTGCCGACGGCCGTGCAGGTGACGATACGAGACGCAACAGGCGGCAACGCGATGTCGATCTCACGGATCGCGACGATCCACATCTCCGCCCCGGCGGAGAGCGTCTGCAGCTCCGCAAACAGCACTTGCGACAGACAATCGCTGCTCACCAACGCGACCACGGGGCGCGCATCCGCGCGATCGGAGCAATGA
- a CDS encoding PulJ/GspJ family protein, with product MSRTRIAPDDRASAGFTLIETLVALAIVAMSLVAIGALMGSSARGSRKLEQHVALVQAAYNAMWLAFPARLSPSSPTQSGESMAHSWRAQAQPFAIDAGGPAGASPWAPQTIKLQVRSPSGATMELETIRLFRRRTE from the coding sequence TTGTCTCGAACGCGGATCGCTCCGGACGATAGAGCGAGCGCCGGATTTACCTTGATCGAGACGCTGGTGGCGCTTGCGATCGTGGCGATGTCGCTCGTTGCCATAGGGGCGCTCATGGGCTCATCAGCGCGCGGCAGCAGGAAACTGGAGCAGCACGTCGCGCTGGTGCAGGCGGCCTACAACGCCATGTGGCTGGCCTTTCCCGCGCGCTTGTCGCCGTCATCTCCGACGCAGTCCGGAGAGTCGATGGCGCATTCCTGGCGCGCGCAGGCGCAGCCATTCGCAATCGACGCCGGCGGGCCTGCCGGTGCATCCCCCTGGGCGCCGCAGACGATCAAGCTTCAGGTTCGCTCGCCATCCGGCGCGACCATGGAACTGGAAACGATCCGGCTGTTTCGAAGGCGGACCGAGTGA
- a CDS encoding prepilin-type N-terminal cleavage/methylation domain-containing protein encodes MTTCRRSGCEAGFTLIEVVCVLAIVALLTAVLLPAIPRQTTRPRLEAYAVEAAALLKADRNAAIRRGREVTTRIDTQARAIRSGTNGEAVQFPNDVRFETLLPRSCDDRPAVQAISFFASGMSCGGVITLTHLDAGFEIRVNWLTGRIEIVSNADRSGR; translated from the coding sequence ATGACGACCTGCCGCCGCAGCGGCTGCGAGGCCGGCTTCACCCTGATCGAGGTGGTCTGCGTGCTCGCAATCGTCGCGCTGCTGACGGCCGTGTTGCTGCCGGCCATCCCGAGGCAGACCACGCGGCCACGTCTTGAAGCCTATGCGGTCGAGGCCGCCGCCCTGTTGAAGGCCGATCGAAATGCCGCGATCAGGCGAGGCCGTGAAGTCACGACGCGCATTGATACGCAGGCACGCGCAATCCGGTCCGGCACGAATGGGGAGGCCGTGCAATTCCCCAATGACGTGCGGTTCGAGACGCTGCTGCCGCGGAGTTGCGACGATCGGCCGGCTGTTCAAGCCATCAGCTTCTTCGCGTCGGGAATGTCATGTGGCGGTGTCATCACGCTCACCCATCTCGATGCAGGCTTTGAAATCCGCGTCAACTGGCTGACAGGGAGGATCGAAATTGTCTCGAACGCGGATCGCTCCGGACGATAG
- the gspG gene encoding type II secretion system major pseudopilin GspG: MKQAGSSTARRAHISNDDPQSGFTLVEMLVVITIIGMIMGLIGPRVLSSLNESRVKTARIQIQSFSSALDLFYLDTGRYPTTSEGLTALVQPASTIPGWAGPYLKGGNVPNDPWSHAYAYRSPGQRVPYEIVSYGSDGQEGGADLAADISSSTTTVGAK; the protein is encoded by the coding sequence ATGAAACAGGCAGGGAGCAGCACGGCGCGGCGGGCGCATATCTCAAACGACGACCCTCAGAGCGGCTTCACGCTGGTCGAGATGCTGGTGGTCATCACCATCATCGGAATGATCATGGGGCTGATCGGCCCGCGCGTGCTTTCTTCCTTGAACGAGTCACGGGTCAAGACTGCTCGCATCCAGATCCAGAGCTTTTCGAGCGCGCTCGACCTGTTCTATCTCGATACCGGGCGCTATCCGACGACGTCGGAAGGCTTGACCGCGCTGGTCCAGCCGGCCTCGACCATCCCGGGTTGGGCCGGACCTTATCTCAAGGGAGGCAACGTCCCCAACGATCCCTGGAGCCACGCATACGCCTACCGCTCGCCGGGACAGCGCGTGCCGTATGAGATCGTGTCGTATGGATCGGACGGGCAGGAAGGCGGCGCAGATCTCGCCGCCGATATCTCCTCGTCCACCACCACGGTGGGCGCCAAATGA
- a CDS encoding type II secretion system F family protein gives MSKFRYRALTQNGDVVHGTISAATAKEVMDRIEYLQLLPIETVEEKAARSASREALALFGGPSHADVTTFTRDLALLLKAGARLEDSLELLAGDADIGRLRPIVSRLRSSVLAGESFADALAHHPAQFPAMYIALARVGEASGTLDHVLDMLGAERMRAEAMRRKLTDAIQYPVFVLVAACLVMLFFFIYVLPQFSAVLRDFGVKSDAAINTFLNISDFVRGNGPALALSASAIIAAVLLLLGRASVRAAVISQVSRLPGIAAVFRSYRTSVFCRNLAILLGSGLTLTATLRILIDIMSVTGGGAGWSAAADRVRHGGKLSEALAATNTLPAMATRMIRIGEETGQLPVLAGRIAEFYEAKLQRSLDRIVGIVGPAAIILISTVVGGLIVSVMTALLSVTQLVG, from the coding sequence GTGAGCAAGTTTCGCTACCGCGCGCTGACCCAGAATGGCGACGTCGTGCACGGGACGATCTCGGCCGCGACGGCCAAGGAGGTAATGGACCGGATCGAGTATCTGCAACTGCTGCCGATCGAGACCGTCGAGGAGAAAGCTGCACGTTCGGCCTCGCGCGAGGCTCTCGCTTTGTTCGGCGGTCCGAGCCACGCCGATGTCACGACGTTCACGCGCGATCTGGCGCTGCTCTTGAAGGCCGGCGCGAGGCTCGAGGACTCGCTCGAACTGCTGGCGGGCGATGCCGACATCGGACGACTGCGGCCGATCGTCAGCCGGTTGCGGTCCAGCGTTCTCGCTGGCGAGAGCTTTGCCGACGCGCTGGCTCACCATCCTGCGCAATTTCCTGCCATGTACATCGCGCTGGCGCGGGTCGGCGAGGCCTCAGGCACCCTCGATCATGTGCTCGACATGCTGGGCGCCGAGCGGATGCGTGCGGAAGCCATGCGTCGCAAGCTCACCGACGCGATCCAATATCCGGTGTTCGTCCTGGTCGCCGCCTGCCTGGTGATGCTGTTCTTCTTCATCTACGTGCTACCGCAGTTCTCGGCCGTGCTGCGCGATTTCGGCGTCAAGAGCGACGCCGCCATCAACACGTTTCTCAATATCTCCGATTTCGTGCGCGGCAACGGTCCGGCGCTCGCCCTGTCGGCGAGCGCGATCATCGCTGCAGTTCTTCTGCTTCTCGGCCGGGCGAGCGTCCGTGCTGCGGTGATTTCGCAGGTCTCCCGTCTGCCGGGCATCGCGGCCGTGTTCAGATCGTACCGCACGAGCGTGTTCTGCCGCAATCTGGCGATCCTGCTCGGCAGCGGGCTGACGCTGACGGCGACGCTGCGAATCCTGATCGACATCATGTCGGTCACCGGCGGCGGCGCCGGGTGGAGCGCGGCGGCCGATCGCGTTCGTCACGGCGGCAAGCTGTCGGAGGCGCTGGCGGCAACGAACACCCTGCCGGCCATGGCGACGCGGATGATCCGGATTGGCGAGGAGACCGGGCAGTTGCCGGTCCTTGCTGGCCGCATCGCCGAATTCTACGAGGCGAAGCTGCAGCGCAGCCTCGATCGCATCGTCGGCATCGTCGGCCCCGCCGCGATCATTCTCATCAGCACCGTCGTGGGAGGCCTCATCGTATCGGTGATGACCGCGCTCCTGTCGGTGACGCAACTCGTCGGTTAG
- a CDS encoding GspE/PulE family protein gives MSSTSPLRFADHPQGGDRLRSGGGVAGVVEREGVEARSAEATALSAGEFADAIANQLGLPRISLSDLLSFKPLAEHFSRRFLRETVVFPFESAQQAPCLAVADPRDTAAARAAELVFGRTIALVVASSEDIATALNRLSGDDEIAAQESAAQPQLRQDDIESLRDLATGAPVVRAVNDLFELAVELRASDIHVEAMQNGLSIRMRVDGLLKLVPGPSGVLPQAVISRIKIVAGLNIAERRLPQDGAARLRAGRFQLDVRVAVMPTQHGESAVIRLLPKDRGLLAIEKLGFAAHDDRSLRRLLALPHGMIVICGPTGSGKTTTLATALSILNEPTRKILTIEDPVEYEIPGINQSQVKPAIGLTFASALRSFVRQDPDVIMVGEVRDGETAHVAVHAALTGHLVLTTLHTENAAAAVPRLLDLGVEDYLLRSTLRAVIAQRLVRRLCERCRSEKMLRVDDLSADPRYAAVGFEAGETVYEPGGCESCGGSGYRGRLGIFEVLELNQEIRSQIQGTTDAAVIDRSAVRNGMTTMLDDGVAKCRAGATSVAEILRVTTLR, from the coding sequence ATGAGCTCGACTTCTCCTCTTCGGTTTGCCGATCATCCGCAGGGCGGCGACCGGCTGCGGTCCGGCGGCGGCGTGGCCGGCGTTGTCGAGCGCGAAGGCGTCGAGGCCAGATCAGCGGAGGCGACGGCTCTTTCGGCCGGCGAATTCGCGGACGCAATCGCCAATCAACTCGGATTGCCGCGAATTTCCCTCTCGGATCTGCTGTCGTTCAAGCCGCTGGCGGAGCATTTTTCCCGTCGCTTCCTCCGCGAGACGGTGGTCTTTCCATTCGAGTCGGCACAGCAAGCGCCATGCCTTGCGGTTGCTGATCCCCGCGACACCGCAGCGGCGCGAGCTGCCGAGCTGGTGTTCGGGCGCACGATCGCGCTCGTGGTTGCCTCCTCCGAGGACATTGCAACCGCCTTGAACCGGCTTTCGGGTGATGACGAAATCGCGGCACAGGAGAGCGCTGCGCAGCCGCAGTTGCGCCAGGACGACATCGAGAGCCTGCGCGATCTTGCCACCGGAGCGCCGGTCGTGCGCGCCGTCAACGATCTGTTCGAGCTGGCTGTCGAATTGCGCGCGAGCGACATCCACGTCGAAGCGATGCAGAACGGGCTGTCGATCCGGATGCGCGTGGACGGCCTGCTGAAGCTGGTCCCCGGCCCGTCCGGCGTGCTGCCACAAGCCGTCATCTCGCGGATCAAGATCGTCGCCGGCCTGAACATCGCGGAGCGGCGCCTGCCGCAGGACGGCGCCGCGCGGCTCCGCGCCGGCCGGTTTCAGCTCGACGTCCGCGTCGCCGTGATGCCGACGCAGCATGGCGAGTCGGCGGTGATCCGTCTGCTTCCCAAGGACCGCGGGCTGCTCGCGATCGAGAAGCTCGGCTTCGCCGCTCACGACGATCGATCGCTTCGCCGCCTGCTGGCCTTGCCGCATGGCATGATCGTGATCTGCGGGCCGACCGGCAGCGGCAAGACCACGACCCTGGCGACAGCGCTATCGATCCTCAACGAGCCGACGCGCAAGATCCTCACCATCGAGGATCCGGTCGAGTATGAAATTCCCGGCATCAACCAGTCGCAGGTCAAACCGGCCATTGGGCTGACATTCGCCTCCGCCTTGCGATCCTTCGTTCGGCAGGATCCCGATGTCATCATGGTCGGCGAGGTCCGCGACGGCGAGACCGCGCATGTCGCGGTCCATGCCGCCCTGACCGGCCATCTCGTGCTGACGACGTTGCATACGGAAAATGCTGCAGCGGCCGTCCCCCGCCTGCTCGATCTCGGTGTCGAGGACTATCTGTTGCGATCGACGCTCCGCGCGGTGATCGCGCAGCGGCTGGTCCGCAGGCTGTGCGAGCGCTGCAGGTCCGAAAAGATGCTTCGCGTCGACGATCTCTCCGCCGACCCACGCTACGCCGCCGTGGGCTTCGAGGCCGGTGAGACGGTCTACGAACCTGGGGGGTGCGAGAGCTGTGGCGGCAGCGGCTATCGCGGCCGGCTCGGCATCTTCGAGGTTCTGGAGCTGAATCAGGAAATCAGATCGCAGATCCAAGGCACGACCGATGCAGCCGTCATCGATCGCAGCGCCGTTCGGAACGGGATGACCACGATGCTCGATGACGGCGTCGCGAAATGCCGCGCCGGCGCGACGTCGGTCGCCGAAATCCTGCGCGTCACGACGTTACGGTGA
- a CDS encoding tetratricopeptide repeat protein: MMRRPTTAIAVLAVVVGIAAADARPPGEGWAAFARGDYVRAARLLAPMAQRGHPHAMTLLGYMYDNGFGVAQSYEIAAELYGDAAERGEPRAQHLLGLAYDKGRGVSQDDVLAYKWLSLAAAMAPIREREPYLRIRNAVASKMSHDQIIDGQRLAIEWQQRSSGGGAVARASGL, translated from the coding sequence ATGATGCGGCGCCCGACAACGGCGATTGCTGTCCTGGCAGTGGTTGTCGGCATCGCTGCCGCGGACGCCCGGCCGCCCGGAGAAGGATGGGCCGCATTCGCGCGGGGCGACTATGTCCGGGCGGCGAGACTGTTAGCTCCCATGGCTCAGCGCGGACATCCGCACGCCATGACCTTGCTCGGCTACATGTACGACAACGGATTCGGCGTTGCGCAATCCTACGAGATCGCGGCCGAACTCTACGGCGACGCGGCCGAGCGCGGTGAGCCGAGGGCACAGCACCTGCTCGGCCTGGCATATGACAAAGGGCGCGGCGTGAGCCAGGATGATGTGCTTGCCTACAAATGGCTGAGCCTGGCGGCAGCGATGGCGCCGATCCGCGAACGCGAGCCCTATTTGCGCATTCGCAACGCCGTCGCGTCCAAGATGTCGCACGATCAGATCATCGACGGTCAGCGGCTCGCGATCGAATGGCAGCAAAGGTCATCCGGCGGCGGAGCGGTCGCGCGCGCCTCGGGTTTGTAG
- the gspD gene encoding type II secretion system secretin GspD — protein sequence MGGRVVEIAKLGPGWLRCRTLATLALISIALAGCNAATLGSDSRGDDVLDKVGRIDLSPRYPRQALPEQSPAARRARAEIYGGNDNPRDARAEAPPSTSLPVEQVAAHSQAVGNGFELNFENSPIATVAKVVLGDVLGVGYTIDPRIQGTVSLSSVRPVPKADVAYVLENALRLTGTALVRDNSGYRLIPLGEATGAGNVDAAGASAEPGYGISVLPLQYVSAPTLLKLLDSFALKPGAVRADPGRNLLLIQGTGAERRTAIDAALSFDADWMRGQSVGIFPIVNGNPEPIVAELEKIMDTGDSGLGQNMVKFQTVSRMNAVMVISRKPALLRTAETWIKRLDAGNTLRNSVHVYRVKYGEARQMARVLNDMFIGNSGSAEASSNDLAPGSGASSSSSSERLSAAGTTAQSNGFSSQQQGNNGLVANRGFGGTPAPTQAGLDTGSESRASSTSSKPLMEGVRITPDVVNNTLLIYADKENYRLIEATLRQCDRPQLQVAIDATIAEVTLNDSLTYGVQSYLTSKNLGLRPDQGSLLNTTSTSAPATIASAAGTVTNAFLNRAFPGFNFLIGSESQPSAILSALHTVTDVKVLSNPSLVVIDNQAATLQVGDQVPVSTGSATVLTTNNTVVNTIDYRNTGIILRVAPRVNENGNVRLEIEQEISNVSPQTANSLTPTVAQRKVKSSVAVASGQTVLLAGLISETHQGTRSGVPGIDQIPGLGELLGNNDRSRGRTELIIFIRPQIIRDGTDAHYVAEELRSKLRGTINPVSASALQTPRASR from the coding sequence GTGGGCGGGCGAGTGGTTGAGATTGCTAAATTGGGCCCTGGTTGGCTGCGATGCCGCACGCTTGCAACGCTGGCCTTGATATCGATCGCGCTGGCAGGCTGCAACGCGGCGACGCTCGGGAGCGATAGCCGCGGTGACGACGTGCTCGACAAGGTCGGCCGCATCGATCTTTCGCCGCGTTATCCGAGGCAAGCTCTCCCCGAGCAGTCACCGGCAGCGCGCCGCGCCCGTGCCGAAATCTACGGCGGCAACGACAACCCGAGAGATGCGCGAGCGGAAGCGCCTCCCTCGACCTCGCTGCCGGTGGAGCAGGTCGCGGCCCATTCGCAGGCCGTCGGTAACGGCTTCGAGCTGAATTTCGAGAACTCACCGATCGCAACCGTGGCCAAGGTCGTGCTCGGCGATGTCCTCGGCGTCGGCTACACTATCGATCCGCGGATCCAGGGCACGGTGAGCCTGTCCTCGGTGCGGCCGGTCCCGAAAGCCGACGTCGCCTACGTGCTCGAGAACGCGCTTCGTCTCACCGGCACGGCGCTGGTTCGCGACAATTCGGGCTATCGCCTGATCCCACTCGGCGAGGCGACCGGCGCCGGCAACGTCGATGCGGCCGGAGCCTCGGCCGAGCCTGGGTACGGCATCTCCGTGCTCCCGCTGCAATACGTCTCTGCGCCGACATTGTTGAAGCTGCTCGACAGCTTCGCGCTCAAACCCGGCGCCGTGCGCGCCGACCCCGGCCGCAACCTGCTGCTGATCCAGGGGACGGGCGCCGAGCGCCGGACCGCAATCGATGCCGCGCTGAGCTTCGATGCGGACTGGATGCGCGGGCAGTCGGTCGGAATCTTTCCCATCGTCAACGGCAATCCTGAGCCCATCGTCGCCGAGCTCGAAAAGATCATGGACACCGGCGACAGCGGGCTCGGACAGAACATGGTGAAATTCCAGACTGTCAGCCGGATGAACGCCGTCATGGTCATCAGCCGCAAGCCGGCGCTGCTGCGGACAGCCGAGACCTGGATCAAGCGGCTGGATGCCGGCAACACGCTCCGCAACAGCGTCCACGTCTACCGCGTCAAATATGGCGAGGCGCGCCAGATGGCGCGGGTGCTGAACGACATGTTCATTGGAAATTCGGGCAGCGCCGAAGCGTCCTCGAATGACCTCGCCCCCGGCTCGGGAGCGTCATCGAGCTCGAGCTCCGAGCGACTGTCCGCCGCCGGCACGACGGCGCAATCAAACGGCTTTTCGAGCCAGCAGCAGGGAAACAACGGGCTGGTCGCCAACCGCGGCTTCGGCGGAACACCGGCGCCGACGCAGGCAGGGCTCGATACGGGATCGGAGTCGCGGGCGTCCTCCACGAGCAGCAAGCCGCTGATGGAAGGCGTGCGGATCACGCCCGATGTCGTCAACAACACGCTCCTGATCTATGCCGACAAGGAAAACTACCGGCTGATCGAAGCCACCCTGCGGCAATGCGATCGCCCGCAGCTGCAGGTCGCGATCGACGCCACCATCGCCGAGGTCACGCTCAACGATTCGTTGACCTACGGCGTGCAGTCCTACCTGACCAGCAAGAATCTCGGCCTGAGGCCCGACCAGGGCTCGCTGCTCAACACCACCTCGACATCGGCCCCCGCCACCATCGCCTCGGCAGCGGGAACGGTCACCAACGCGTTTCTGAACCGCGCCTTCCCCGGGTTCAACTTCCTGATCGGATCGGAATCGCAGCCGAGCGCGATCCTGAGCGCGTTGCATACGGTCACCGACGTCAAGGTGCTGTCCAACCCCTCGCTGGTGGTGATCGACAACCAGGCGGCGACGTTGCAGGTCGGCGACCAGGTGCCGGTCTCGACCGGCAGCGCCACGGTGCTGACGACCAACAATACCGTCGTCAACACGATCGACTACCGCAACACCGGAATCATCCTGCGGGTCGCTCCGCGTGTGAACGAGAACGGCAATGTGCGGCTGGAGATCGAGCAGGAGATCAGCAACGTCTCGCCGCAGACCGCCAACAGCCTGACGCCGACGGTCGCACAGCGCAAGGTGAAGAGCTCGGTGGCCGTGGCCAGCGGCCAGACCGTACTGCTCGCCGGTCTCATCAGCGAAACGCATCAGGGCACCCGCAGCGGAGTTCCGGGCATCGACCAGATCCCCGGCCTTGGCGAGCTGCTCGGCAACAACGACCGCAGCCGCGGGCGGACCGAGCTGATCATCTTCATCCGTCCGCAGATCATCCGCGACGGCACCGACGCCCACTACGTCGCCGAGGAGCTGCGGTCGAAATTGCGCGGCACCATCAATCCGGTATCGGCGAGCGCGCTCCAGACACCGCGGGCCAGCCGATGA
- a CDS encoding porin family protein: MAKLDAMEHRINTLQVELKDAKAKKTTGSVGQSASLASRRTADAAALADVKGTQTGPAKASDNAQSASRPVSNAMASADPKDTRASGAKTSDGAEQSSPISRLAAAFADSDPKPRFMPAADLKAPPARPGGDLFGVAPSPVPGMKIGMYGEIKLGSFQNPAANGQWQNGFDMARLVLLPTYQVNDSITFNAELEWEHGGTAFDNDDKLHGAVEVEQAFFDIKFSDYFTLRSPGVDLIPISFTNLYHEPTLFYSVQRPELANGLIPTTWYAPSAGFHGKIVDGLNYQFQVSQSVEDFGDDFDHRGDNGHIIPGGYAGGISGSEALALSKAPIGDYRQLSNQLAYTLRLSYTPSFLPGFAGSSAIYYSPDVTPRGAYATNPDGTETPLGKNAMTIFNTEARYRVPNTGLELRGEYAYVHFSNPENLRANNDLDDTNNVGKSMWGYSGEIAYHFRAPNDYDIVPFYRYTRQNFQTSGMLGSDITNGLNNMTGSGDMTFHDVGLAVFPNPSLVYKLNYTKVIDHSAAGAMSDRIVAGVGWLW; this comes from the coding sequence ATGGCCAAGCTCGACGCCATGGAGCATCGCATCAATACTCTTCAGGTCGAGCTCAAGGACGCCAAAGCCAAGAAGACGACCGGCAGCGTCGGGCAGTCCGCATCGCTTGCATCCAGGCGTACGGCCGACGCAGCGGCGCTGGCCGACGTCAAGGGGACGCAGACAGGACCCGCGAAGGCGTCCGACAATGCGCAGTCCGCGTCCAGGCCCGTCAGCAACGCCATGGCATCCGCCGATCCGAAGGACACCAGGGCGAGCGGAGCGAAAACGTCAGATGGCGCCGAACAGTCCTCGCCGATCTCGCGGCTCGCAGCGGCATTCGCCGATTCGGATCCCAAGCCCAGATTCATGCCGGCGGCCGATCTCAAGGCCCCTCCTGCGCGGCCGGGCGGGGACCTCTTCGGCGTAGCGCCGTCACCGGTGCCCGGCATGAAGATCGGCATGTACGGAGAGATCAAGCTCGGCTCGTTCCAGAATCCCGCGGCCAACGGCCAGTGGCAGAACGGCTTCGACATGGCGCGCCTGGTGCTGCTGCCCACCTACCAGGTCAACGACAGCATTACCTTCAACGCGGAGTTGGAGTGGGAGCACGGCGGCACCGCATTCGACAACGACGACAAGCTGCATGGCGCGGTCGAGGTCGAGCAGGCATTCTTCGACATCAAGTTCAGCGACTACTTCACCTTGCGCTCGCCGGGCGTCGATCTGATCCCGATCTCCTTCACCAATCTCTATCATGAGCCGACGCTGTTCTACAGCGTACAGCGGCCGGAGCTGGCCAATGGGCTGATCCCGACGACCTGGTATGCACCGTCGGCCGGATTTCACGGCAAAATCGTCGACGGCCTGAATTATCAATTCCAGGTCAGCCAGAGCGTCGAGGATTTCGGCGACGATTTCGACCATCGCGGCGACAACGGCCACATCATTCCGGGCGGCTATGCGGGCGGCATCAGCGGCTCCGAGGCACTCGCCCTCTCGAAAGCGCCGATCGGCGACTACCGGCAGCTCAGCAACCAGCTCGCCTATACGTTGCGGCTAAGCTACACCCCGTCGTTCCTCCCCGGCTTTGCCGGCAGCTCGGCGATCTACTATTCACCGGACGTCACGCCGCGTGGTGCCTATGCCACAAATCCCGACGGCACCGAGACTCCGCTCGGCAAGAACGCGATGACGATCTTCAATACCGAAGCCCGGTATCGCGTTCCGAACACCGGACTCGAGCTGCGAGGCGAATATGCCTACGTGCATTTCTCCAATCCGGAGAATCTGCGCGCCAACAACGACCTCGACGACACCAACAATGTCGGCAAGAGCATGTGGGGCTACTCGGGCGAGATCGCCTATCACTTCAGGGCGCCCAACGATTACGACATCGTGCCGTTCTATCGCTATACCCGCCAGAACTTCCAGACCTCGGGCATGCTCGGCTCCGACATCACCAATGGTTTGAACAACATGACGGGCAGCGGCGACATGACGTTCCACGACGTCGGCCTCGCCGTGTTCCCCAACCCGAGCCTCGTCTACAAGCTGAACTACACCAAGGTCATCGACCACAGCGCGGCCGGGGCGATGTCCGACCGCATTGTCGCTGGCGTCGGCTGGCTCTGGTAA